The DNA region CCATGTTGAAAGTAAGCAAGCCAAGTTGCATTCAGGTACTTCTTGGAATCGACGATTTCGCTATTGCTATTCTTcttttccttgttttttttttttttttttttttttttgccccgtgGATAAACAACATTGAGTCGACAGTAAAATGCACAGTTTAAAATCGATTACGAGTGATTTGCAATTGGTATTGACAACTTCTACTGCggtgttaaaataattttaagtaTGAACTAATAATTTCCGCGTGCACCTGAAGTTTACACAAAGGCATCTGTTTTTCACGTGAAAATTGGAATCAAAATGAAGTTAAATTAtccatatgtttttttaatcttcttgaataaaaaacataaaaataagaaTCACATCACTTTCGCGCAGCGAGTCAGTGTTTAGTCCAATGACGCCCCAGCATGGCTAGAGTGAGAATTGCAATTGCTCTGCTAGTTCCGGGAGTTTTTTTGTGAGTTATCCAACATGTCCACCGCATGTCCTCACAAGGTTCACTGCTCTAAATGGTTTCCAGCAGATTCTTTGGAACAAACAGACACTCACCGACACATCTACGAACTATTTTAGAATTAATGAACGTAGTTAATTAATTAACTAAGTAAATCAATTAACGTAGGCTACCATTGACATacacggagtttaaggggggccaggcGGCATGCcctccccggtggccgaaaactgtcattgcatgtaattgacttcctctatatgattttaaatttaaaaaaaaaaagttttccagtaaaatattgtctataaaagttgtaaagcaataaaacaaaaaaacaatgaaaaaaaaaattataatgggtcaaaattatttttcaaacagatcatgtgacgagcaccttagAAAGTCATTcgttttgcttagccaaaactacctaaggactgaagaggcaagatagatatatacgtaattttttcaaacctaagctttaaaaagcgacaacaactactgagcaagaaccaaggattgaaaatgtggaccatgaaacgccagagagcaccaccaaaatggtCAGTggggtttcaatttgccccacttaagacgctaattgtacaacagagccagcgggcgtaccatattcaaaggatgacgatcttggcgaaaattgTAGCTGTcccaagcagcctgatttagaattccccctcaaaaatgatgagaaacaaaaaaacgctcattttcatcgactataattattatattcttgtaagttaattttattgctaccACTGTGTTTCAgagtcatcaacatattgtgctcCCTCTGCCCCAAAAGACTCCGCCCACATTTGAATCCTTTAGGTCACTACTGTGGAGTGGACGTCCTATGCAACCATCAAAATAATTCATTTGATGTAAAAAGCACTGAGAAAAAAATAGGATTTTATTAAACATTCCAAATTGAAAAGCTAGAATATCCagataaaaatcaaacactAACCTCTGTTATATCTTTATTCTCATTGGTTGAAAGTTCCCAAAAACATCCAAAACATACATGTAGACCTTTTCAAATACATACATTTTCTTAACATATTTGACAGGCAACATCACGCATGTCTACAGCTACACAGTTGCACGGTATAAagtatatgtatgtacagtatatatatatcatctttgATGGTTTGATCACATATGTTTACTCTTTTAATCCTAAAACAAAACATCTCACGCAACAAAAATGATTGAGACATACAGACCatcaaataaattatcaatcttCATTCTATTGTTTTATTCTTAGTTATTTCCCCATGATCATAATTCCCTCAAATAAAGTTTAATTTCCAACACTAATATACTAAACTGTTTATTTAcactattcatatatttataataaAATGCAGAAATGCAGTTTCATACTTAGGCTGTTCATATTTAAGTTGGTTAGTGTTGAGAGagctatgtactgtatgtatgtttctgtatgtatgtatgaatgtacagtatgtatttatTAACACTAACAGTAACTgaggttttgtttgttttggctgACCCTAGTATTCTATGTATTTTGATTCCATATGATCTTCTGAATAAACTTACTCGGCTTGGTGAAACATAAGTAAACTATATTTAGATCAGTTTCTGTTCATATTGTGAATTTGAAAATTGATCTAGTTTTCTAATGAGGCCTCAAATCAATACAATGGCAATACAAGGTAACAATTTGTCCCACTTTGTCTTCAAATGCAAATTGGTTTGAAAAAGGACACATAATATCTGGTGTCAGGTTAAATGAGGCCTCAAGTCAAACTAATTGGAGGAAAAGGCAAAGTGAACCCTCAAAAGTTTGTGTTCAGATAGGAAAATGTTATAGATGCAATGAGGCCTGATTGAGCATCAAGCCAATCCAGTGGCTATCATAGCAATGGGAATCTGGATCCCTTACTGTTTACCGTAAGTCGCAAATTgggtgtaaaagaaaaaaataaaaaaaaaatctaattccatttaccattttccaTGCTTTAAGTCATGATACTAGAAATGTGAATCTTGACCAGTTTGTGTCCTCACTTAAAATGTCATGAAATAGGACAAATTTCCTTTACCAGTCCAAGATTTTACGGTTCCTGTATTTTGACTTGATGCTTCATCAGACCTAAAATAGACAATTTAAAAAAGATTACTTTCAAATCAGTTCACTGCATAAATACAGTGGTCCAGATTATTTGCCTTCAAAAGACATTGGATTGGCCTAAGGCACTGTCAGAGGTGAAAAGtgccaggaaaaaaaacattctttaaaACCAGCATTTTCTTGAGGGCCCATCAGAACTcacgagaaaaaaattatttgaagagGACACTCTTTCAAACTATGTTTAAAATTTGAACAGAAAGTGATACTAAATTGAAAACTCCTACTCTCTCCACCATGTATTCCTTAGTAGTCCTGACGCTGATATCCAGTGGTACCGTCGAAAACGCTGTCCACCGCCTGCCCACTGCCTCCTCCGCCGCTCTCCAAGTCATCACTGCCAAAGGAGGTGTAGGGTCCACTTCCGGCCACCGCATCCTGACTGGGGTCAGTGTACTCCTGTGAGAAAAGGGCCGAATCGGACCCCAGCTTGTACCTCTGGAAGCCCAGGAAGGCCTGTCCCGCCTTGGGGCGACCAAGTGGTGGTTGGCGGGTTGATGCAAGAGAAGATGCAAAGCAGAAGCGACAGAAGGTGAAGATGTGTTAAAAGAAGAGAGATAAGAAAACATTGATTAGTTGGCCAGAAAAGCTGGAAAAGGTGATTAGTTGTTAGTCAGTGGCAGTAGGTGAGTTACTACAGAGAAGCTTTTTGACTAGCTCAGCAATTCTAAGCTGCAGGGTCACACCATGAATTATTGAACAGCCACAGCGCCGCAGTGCATAAAATGTTACTAATTGTCTcctgaaaaaaaactttacttTTTGTTCACAAGAAAATTTAGCACACCACTGTCAATCATACCTGGTACGGAACATTGGTATAGGGACACCGAACTAAGTGAAAAGTGAAGGAAATATGGCAGTTGTATTCAGCTAGTATGAGTACTAAACCAAATATTCACTGTAAACTATCAGTCCTTGCCAGTACAATGTACCTTGCACAGTCGAAATAAACACAACAACTAGAGATCATAAACACCCTCAAAATGTCCATTATTAGGATTAATCAATTATTATACAATCATTTCTCTAGCCAGCTATTCACAACCACTAGCTATTACATTAGAAAACAATAGAACAACTAAAAATAATCCATAAtctagtaaaattaaaaatccaCCGTTAACACGGGCACAAGTAACCATGCTACATGCATATGgttaatttcccatttatttgtgATATTGATAACCTCCATCTTGCTCAATATAAATTAAAAGCAGCATGCACATTGTACACTCATGCAAAGTGATTGTTTTATAATGAATGTGATGGCTGCACTTGCCATatatttacctaaaaatgtcatgttGTCCCAtagaaatacacaaaaatgagcACAGCCGGAATAAGCAAAATCTAGCAGCATGCGTTGGTCTGCAATATAAATTTCTTATGCCTGGTATCCATGTCAAATGTGACGTTGCACAATAGAAATAGACAATAATTAATAATCTCGCATACTACAGTACTTCATATCCAAAGCACACACAATGTACACATGGCCGATTTATGTGTCATATAATGAATGTACTGTATTGGCTCCTTAATCACTATAAAATCAGCTTTCGCAATAGGAATCTACTGTACGCGACTGCAAATAATACACACTcaaaacgtttcaaagtgcacttATATTTTACTTCATAAATAAGTTTCACTCACTAATTATTATTACCACTGCCACATGCATTTACAAGAGAAATCAATGACCTAAATAACAACTTGGTTGAATAAGATGTGTGTCCCAATACTTTCGTCGAAGATATGCATTCATGAATAACAATATTGTGACGTAAGCGAAATACAAATTAGAAGCCAAGcttgttttggattattgtaaTTCACATTAAACCTCAAGTACTCATCAGATCACAAAAGGGAAATACCGTAGTATAAAGCGTCACATAATCATTTTATTGCtaataaaaatattatataacatataataataatatacagtatatgttatatAAGTTTTAAAGGGACACTCCAGTGAAAgtcaatataaataaattatttgacTGGGTCAAAGGAAAGAGTTGTTAACAAGCCCAACAAatttgaatgaataaaaaaagtgctAAATATATTGAATACAGcttcaaaatgaatgaatgaatgaatgaatgaatgaatgaaaatgtggaaaaacaagGCAGGCCCATCAGGTCTCAGATGCTGGAGGCATGTCCACTGTGGCAAATGTCTACTTGTTACCAAAGCACTACAACGTGGATACTTTGTTTAGATGTCTCCCATGTTTATAGAACACGTCTACCATGCCAGCTTGGTTTTGTGAACACGAGGAGAAGCCTCTCTTTTCTCAGCAGGGCTTAGCAAGAACGAACCAGCCGGCCAGCAGTGAACAGTGACCCAATACAGGATGCTAGCAAGCCGTAACAGTGCCTCATGTAGCACTTTCTGTCAGTAAATATGTATAAACAATACAGTAGAAATTTAGCATGAACCCGACAGAAGATGTATTTTGGTGAcagagatcctcatttttttcgcTGCTGGCCCCAGAAGTAACATAACAAATTCAGCAGACCCTTGGCAAAATTGGAGCTGACCACAATGCATACAATGTTGGCCGCTGCTGCATGAGACACCGCTCACTGCCAGTCACGCTGTATTTTTACCCACGACCTGCAATTTGTTTCACCTTGAGAAAGCCCAAATAACATAAAACaactatacatgagaaaaattaTGTATTTGGAGGATTGGTGTTGTAAAAACTTGATGGCAAAGTAAATGAGGAAGCTGCAATTGTGCTGGGCGGAAAGCAACTGACTACATGGTGTGCTCAGTTGTTATTTAGTGGTGGTGGtaatggggtggggggggggggggagaaacTAAGAATACTAGCTGATGTCCTTAACCCCATTTTAGGCCTTCCCAAAAATCCTGGGAGCTGAGACAAAGAAAATTAGTTTGTTGCTATAAATCTGAGATTTAGCACATAACTGTTCTCAGCCACTGCACACATTATCACCGCTGATCTTCAAACACATTTCatgtatttagaaaaaaaaaatgactggagtgTCTCTTTAAGCTTTTGAAAATGCTAAAATCATCTGACAAAAAAATGTAGCATTAAACAAGCGGTTGATGAGGCTGTGGTGGGAATAACTTTGTGTATTCCTCTTCAAAGGACACGTTCTTAAACTTCTCCATGGAAAACAGAGCCTGGGCACCCTGTCGGAACAACATGCATATCGCACGCAGACATGAATCACACTAAATCAATCACTACAGTCAACAGCAAGATTTGATGTGAAAACTGCATATTAGTTACAAAATTGGATGGCCATATAAAAGCTTTGTCGTTCTACATAAGTTATAACTTCTACAGCAACAAGTTAACTTTGCTATACCTACAATTAATTTTTTGCTACAActaacaaatatattttcaacaaaTACAAGTTATCTTTTATACAACTGCAAATTACTCGTAACATTAACATTTATATTCGACTATGGAAAGTCATCTCCGCACTAACTTTACCTCTGGAGGCAGCAATTGAAAGGCTTGTTTTCTCTAAACGttttgatttcaaaattgtGCACCATTCACTACAGTGGAAAGTTTTCTGAGGCTGTTGTACaatcaggagcaattttaaaactGCTATATTTTTTGCGTCCGATTCTTAATTTTAAAGTATGTCGCACATTAGTCAAAACAGTGACAGTCTGCATAAAAGCTATCGTTTCTGCACGTGATTCTGGATGTCAAAGTATCTCATCATTCCCTGCAGCAGACTACACTACAAAAAAGCCAATTGAAGCTTGGGATGCATACCCAAGTAAAGATGGAGAAGAAGGCGAAGGTAATGGCAGCTCGGGCGGCGTCTCCACGCTCCCTCAGTGGGTCTTCATTCTGGTCAGTTGCCTGCCACTGATTGGCCAGGAAGCAGAAGCCCACAAACCACATGAACGACCAAAAGGCTGCAGGCAGGAAGTAAGTGGAGTCACAAAACAGCAGTTGTTTGAAATTTGCATATGACCAATGTATTTGCTGATCAAACACAATAAGGAGAggattaaaattgtattttaactAACTGCTTTGACCATGGCATGTTTATATTTGTTAGTAGGATGTCAGATGTACTAGTAATTGCTACATAAACAGGCTGATGATGTAGagtacaggtgtcaaaccgattccaaaaagggacaagtgggtgcaggtttgctttccaaccaacgaagaggacaccttttcaccaatcagatcttttacatatgtaatcagttaaactttgtcaggtgctgcttgtttcagcaggaagttcattggttaaactctcttcacagaatcggttggaacaaaatccagcaaccacttcgccctttctggaatcgatttgacacctgtgatgtaGAGGTTGAACAGACACTAATGAGTACTGAATACTTTACATCAGGGTTCACCAAATCTGGACCTCGATGCCatatcctgtcgtgttttccacgtctctctcccctaacacacctgaatcaaatgattatgtcatcagcaaactc from Corythoichthys intestinalis isolate RoL2023-P3 chromosome 8, ASM3026506v1, whole genome shotgun sequence includes:
- the LOC130919838 gene encoding synaptogyrin-1-like isoform X1; the encoded protein is MEGMQAYGAGKAGGAFDPVTFFQQPQTILRIVSWLFSIVIFGCIANEGYINRPNEVQEYCIFNQNQNACNYGVFMGSMAFLCCVAFLALDVYFPQISSVKDRKKAVMADIGVSAFWSFMWFVGFCFLANQWQATDQNEDPLRERGDAARAAITFAFFSIFTWAGQAFLGFQRYKLGSDSALFSQEYTDPSQDAVAGSGPYTSFGSDDLESGGGGSGQAVDSVFDGTTGYQRQDY